The DNA segment GTCAATCCGCTCGCGCGCGCCTCATAGGTCAGCGTGCCGGCGGCGCGCTCGAGTTCCTGACGGCTGCCGAACGCGTTCGGCCCGAGCTTCTCCAGCCCCGCCACGGCCTGCTTGTACATGCCGTTGTCGCGGTTGCCCGGATCCGACAGCAGCGCGCCGGCGGCGGCATGCTCCGGCGGCGCCTTCTTCATCGCTTCCAACGTCTTCGGGCCGGCGATGCCGTCGGCGTCGAGACCGTAGGCGCGCTGCGCCTGCTGCAACGCGTGCTTGGTGGCCGGGC comes from the Salifodinibacter halophilus genome and includes:
- a CDS encoding peptidoglycan-binding protein, which produces PATKHALQQAQRAYGLDADGIAGPKTLEAMKKAPPEHAAAGALLSDPGNRDNGMYKQAVAGLEKLGPNAFGSRQELERAAGTLTYEARASGLT